From a region of the Vidua macroura isolate BioBank_ID:100142 chromosome 3, ASM2450914v1, whole genome shotgun sequence genome:
- the B3GNT2 gene encoding N-acetyllactosaminide beta-1,3-N-acetylglucosaminyltransferase 2: MSVGRRRLKLLGILMMVNIFIYVIVEVSKSGSQDKNAEGRVVIPRSKFWRKYTPHKAYWNKQQQKLELLYNPILSLLSNMTVEENLVSNLSALSSCDPDPLVHSEVSDFANLPDRFKDFLLYLRCRNYSLLMDQPNKCEQKPFLLLAIKSLIPHFDRRQAIRESWGKEIESGDVIVRRVFLLGQTPPEDHFPDLSHMIKFESDTHQDILLWNYRDTFFNLTLKEVLFLKWVSSSCANVQFIFKGDDDVFVNTNQILDYLKSLSKEKAKDLFIGDVIKDAGPHREKKLKYYIPESVYEGSYPPYAGGGGFLYSGDLALRLNNASDQVLLYPIDDVYTGMCLQKLGLAPEKHKGFKTFDIEEKYRNNICSYTNLMLVHSRKPQEMIKIWTRLQDPHLNC; encoded by the coding sequence ATGAGTGTTGGACGCAGAAGATTAAAGCTGCTGGGAATTCTGATGATggtaaacatttttatttatgtgattGTGGAAGTCTCGAAGAGCGGCAGCCAAGACAAGAATGCAGAAGGCCGTGTTGTTATACCACGTAGCAAATTCTGGAGGAAATACACTCCTCACAAAGCTTATTGGAACAAACAGCAACAGAAGCTTGAGCTGCTGTACAACCCTATTCTGTCCTTGCTTTCCAATATGACTGTGGAAGAGAACTTGGTTTCTAACCTGAGTGCCCTCAGTTCCTGTGACCCTGACCCCTTGGTACACTCAGAGGTTAGTGACTTTGCAAACTTGCCAGACAGATTCAAAGACTTCCTCCTCTATCTGAGGTGTAGAAATTACTCATTGCTAATGGATCAGCCAAACAAGTGTGAACAGAaacctttcctgctgctggctaTTAAGTCACTTATACCCCATTTTGATAGAAGACAAGCAATTAGGGAATCCTGGGGCAAGGAAATAGAATCAGGGGATGTGATAGTCAGAAGGGTCTTCTTACTTGGGCAGACCCCACCAGAGGATCATTTTCCTGACCTTTCACACATGATTAAATTTGAGAGTGACACCCACCAAGACATTCTCCTCTGGAACTACAGAGACACTTTCTTCAATCTGACTCTGAAAGAGGTGCTGTTTCTGAAGTGGGTCAGCAGTAGCTGCGCAAATGTCCAGTTTATTTTTAAGGGTGATGATGATGTTTTTGTGAATACCAATCAGATCCTGGATTACTTGAAAAGCTTATCAAAGGAAAAAGCCAAAGATTTATTTATAGGCGACGTGATCAAAGATGCTGGAcctcacagagagaaaaaattgaaGTACTACATCCCAGAAAGCGTTTATGAAGGTTCGTATCCCCCGTACGCAGGAGGTGGTGGCTTCCTGTACTCTGGTGATCTGGCACTAAGACTGAATAATGCATCTGACCAGGTTCTCCTCTACCCTATTGATGATGTTTATACTGGAATGTGCCTTCAGAAGCTTGGGCTTGCTCCAGAAAAACACAAAGGCTTCAAAACATTTGATATCgaagagaaatacagaaataacatCTGTTCCTACACAAACTTAATGTTAGTGCATAGTAGAAAACCTCAAGAAATGATTAAGATTTGGACACGCTTGCAAGACCCACACTTAAATTGTTAA